The genomic region TGTAAATGAAGCAACATATCCTTAAAAGATTGAGTCAGTAAATGACCACAGAATCTTGAAATGTCTGTGGGAGTTTAGAGGTTATTTTTCAAGTGATTCAGTTTTCAGTAGGTGTTAGGTCCGTTTTCTGAGTGATGGGCTTTTGGTTTTGTGAACCTAGAAGATTCCTGAGTGTGAGAAAAAGTCTTATCAACTGGGAAGCAGAGCATGAGCAGCAGAAAAAATAAGGACAAATCAACTAGCACATTTAGGAAAGGTGAGATGAAAACGAGAACATTTCATCTGCCTTTCTCATCGTCTCTGGCCTACTGATGAGTGTTCAAGCTACCTAATCTGTGACTCTACTCCAAAACACAAGTAACAAGgactttctttaaaatgaagcTTTTATACATAACTATACACTTTTGTAAAGCAGTTCTGAAGGCCAGAAAAGTAACTCAAATTCTGGACTCTTGGAGGCTCTACAGATTATACTGGGTTTCAACTAGTTATTAAATTTTAGGTAACAAGATCTAGAGCCTTGGCCTTAGAATTGTGCAGGAGAAACTAAGTCAGGAGTAAAAGCTTCACATTCTGAGAGTAATAGTGGCAAAACACAACATTCCTAAATTGTGGGAAATAAAATTGATGGAGGTACATGATAGGAAGAAAACCACCAAAATTCTACTAATCCCAGGTTCTTCTAATTGGTACCAATGGTAGCAATCTCTGGGTCACCTGTCATCTAATCAAAGTTTGACAGAGAAGGATGACCCACAGGAGCAGCCTTGCTGCGCTTGAGGATTGTTCAACACTTGAAATGAGCTTCGGATCAGTTCTTGGCTGAAGTCCACCTGGGCCCCTTTCACGAAGGCCAAGCTATCAGAGTCAACCACcactcttgccccaccctgttcaaataccctgaaaaaaaaaaaaggagaaaaacattaataaatatcatAAACACCAAAAACATGACACCCTCTGGGCCCTGACGTGAGAGGTGCACATCCTGAGTTATCTGAAATAGAGGAAGCATTCCTTACCTCCAAAAGGTGCTGATTTTGAGGCAAAAAGAGTCAACAGAATGAATACTGGTAAATGTTTAAGAGAGATTTAGGCCTGGGATCTAGTCCATCCTAACTCTACCAACTATCCTATGGATCCAGGCAGGCAAACTTTCCTCCTATAACTTAGTTACTGTGAATCAAGACAACAAATCCTCGCTGTACCCCCAATGTGAGAGAAGGGTGGTGTTAAGCATCCTAGCAAACCTTTTAAATCTGGAATAAAAGTGCACCTTAACCTGGAGACACTCTGATCCCTCCCGCACATTCTCGGAGCATCCACCCCTTCCTCCTTGCCTGTCGTCGGGGTTGATAACTGTATCCAGTGAAAATCTGTACTGGAATCCGGAGCAaccacctccctccacctccagCCTGAGGAATTCTGACCCTTGAGTGATTTCCAGAAGCCTCTGAAATGCAGGAAGAGGGGATCAGGAATGCCAggcaaggagaggaagaaggaggagaaaaggaaggtcCCTGCACTTCCGACTCCAGTCCGGGCACCGCTGACCCGCTTACCTGGACGCAGCTGTCCGTGAGGTGAATCTGCCCTTCGCCAACCTCAGCGCTGGAGGACGAAACTTCCCGATGCACCCGGGGTCCGGCGTAGGCCGCGAGGAGCCTGTCGCGCGCAAAGAAAGAGGATGAGCTCAGGAGCAGAGGGGCACCTGGTGACTCCCCACCTGGACGGCCTCACGCCAAACCTGACGACCATCCATCCACCTGCACTGCCTCAGGCCAAACCTGACGAACTCCAACAGGACAGCCTCACGCCACAACCTCACCTCTC from Saccopteryx leptura isolate mSacLep1 chromosome 6, mSacLep1_pri_phased_curated, whole genome shotgun sequence harbors:
- the ISCA2 gene encoding iron-sulfur cluster assembly 2 homolog, mitochondrial is translated as MAAARGLSLTSAALRAVAPWWRSRLLAAYAGPRVHREVSSSSAEVGEGQIHLTDSCVQRLLEITQGSEFLRLEVEGGGCSGFQYRFSLDTVINPDDRVFEQGGARVVVDSDSLAFVKGAQVDFSQELIRSSFQVLNNPQAQQGCSCGSSFSVKL